The nucleotide window ATAGCAATGGAGAAGGAGCTCAGGTTTGCCATTCGCGAAGGTGGTCGTACGGTAGGGGCCGGCGTTATCAGCGAAATACTGGAATAGCGGGCACAACGAGCCCGACACAGAAGGAGTGAAAACGTGAGGATCATTGTTACGTTGGCCTGCAGCGAGTGCAAGCGCCGGAATTACACGACAACCAAGAATAAACGAACAACGCAGGGAAAGCTTGCATTTAAGAAGTACTGCAGATTTTGTCGGACACACACCTTGCACAAGGAGACCAAGTAGTTGGTTGGAATGTGACGGACCTGCAAGGGACGTACTCTTATTGCAGGCCAGTAGCTCTAACGGTTAGAGCACCGGACTCCAAATCCGGGTGATGGGGGTTCGAATCCCTCCTGGCCTGCCACTATACGAGGTGTTCACCAAAAAAGGAGATTCATGGGACGTCTCAAGAAGAAAAGGCCAGCATCGACAAAGAAGAAGGGTCGAAAAAAAGCCGTTAAGGAGAATAATCTCCAGCGGGGCCCCGAGAAACCCTTGGTCTCAGACTTGACATATCAGAAAAAGGCTGAGCCAAAGGAGTTAGTGAAGGGCAAGAAGGAGGTTCCCAAAACAATCACGCCCTCAGGGCGGGGGATTCAACTGGCCTTTTGGGGGAAGGCGACACAGTTTCTCAGGGAGGTAAGAATAGAACTCAGGAAGGTTACGTGGCCTTCCAAAAAAGATGCCATGGCATCTACGGCCGTTGTCATTGTCCTGGTGTTTATTGTTTCTGCGTTTCTCGGTTTGGTGGACGTGGGGCTGTCCTCTCTGATTCGTTTGGTGCTTCAATAATAGTGAACTTAGGGGCTTCGCCCCAATTGGAGTGATAGAGTAGCGGAATCATTCTAAGGCACTGATAGACTGCCTGCAACAGACATGTAATCTCAACAAGTTGTAGAAAATCCGAGACGTCTGACTAATGAGGATAAAGCGTGGCTCTTAAATGGTATGTAGTTCATACTTACTCGGGGTATGAGAACAAGGTGAAAACTGCCTTGGAAGAGCAGTTTGCATCTTCGGCTCATCCTGAGCATATTGGCAAGGTCTTGATCCCTACTGAGCAGGTTGTGGAACTGGTCAAGGGAAAAAGAAAGACATCCTCAAGGAAGTTCTACCCTGGCTATATTCTTGTGCAGATGGAACTGAATGAGGACACTTGGCACATAGTAAAGGACACGCCAAAGGTAACCGGCTTTCTGGGGGGCCGAGACACGCCCGCCCCGTTGACTGATGCGGAGGCCGAACAGATCCTGGGCCAGGTAGAGGCCGGAAAGCTCAAGCCTCAACCGAAATATCTGTTTGAGCCGGGAGAGGATGTCCGAGTCATTGACGGTCCCTTCACGAACTTCACAGGGACAGTGGAAGACGTGAAACCAGACAAGGGCAAAATCAGGGTCATGGTTAGCATTTTCGGGCGGCCCACCCCGGTAGAGTTGGACTTTGTTCAGGTAAGCAAGGTGTAGGCGTTCACAGGTTCAGGGTTATCTTTCTTTCGTTAACCTTGCTCGTAAGCCAGCCCGCCAGACGTACGGCGGGATGAAACCACGAATCAACGGTTTAGTTTTTGCTAAACCCTGAACCCTTGAACCTCTGAACCCGTGAACGGTTACGAAAGATTGTAGTGGCTAAAAACACATTAGGAGCACAAAGCGCATGGCAAAAAGAATGATAGGTTCGATCAAGTTGCAGGTTCCGGCCGGGCAGGCCAACCCTTCCCCACCCATTGGCCCAGCTTTGGGACAGCAGGGGGTCAACATCATGGAATTCTGCAAGGCCTTTAATGCAAAAACCGCTGGTCAAGAGGGGATGATCATACCGGTAGTGATCACTGTTTATCAGGATCGCTCATTTTCCTTTGTCACAAAAACGCCTCCCGCATCAGTCCTGCTGAAGAAGGCAGCTAAGATTGCCAAAGGCGCCGGTGACCCAAAGCGGGAAAAGGTCGGCGAAGTGACACGGCCTCAGG belongs to Deltaproteobacteria bacterium and includes:
- a CDS encoding elongation factor Tu; amino-acid sequence: IAMEKELRFAIREGGRTVGAGVISEILE
- the rpmG gene encoding 50S ribosomal protein L33, whose amino-acid sequence is MRIIVTLACSECKRRNYTTTKNKRTTQGKLAFKKYCRFCRTHTLHKETK
- the secE gene encoding preprotein translocase subunit SecE; translation: MGRLKKKRPASTKKKGRKKAVKENNLQRGPEKPLVSDLTYQKKAEPKELVKGKKEVPKTITPSGRGIQLAFWGKATQFLREVRIELRKVTWPSKKDAMASTAVVIVLVFIVSAFLGLVDVGLSSLIRLVLQ
- the nusG gene encoding transcription termination/antitermination protein NusG encodes the protein MALKWYVVHTYSGYENKVKTALEEQFASSAHPEHIGKVLIPTEQVVELVKGKRKTSSRKFYPGYILVQMELNEDTWHIVKDTPKVTGFLGGRDTPAPLTDAEAEQILGQVEAGKLKPQPKYLFEPGEDVRVIDGPFTNFTGTVEDVKPDKGKIRVMVSIFGRPTPVELDFVQVSKV
- the rplK gene encoding 50S ribosomal protein L11; protein product: MAKRMIGSIKLQVPAGQANPSPPIGPALGQQGVNIMEFCKAFNAKTAGQEGMIIPVVITVYQDRSFSFVTKTPPASVLLKKAAKIAKGAGDPKREKVGEVTRPQVEEIAKMKLVDLNANDLDSACKIIEGTARSMGIEVV